Proteins encoded together in one Halorubellus sp. JP-L1 window:
- a CDS encoding type II secretion system F family protein: protein MTRPLSALDRAAYALFSRRADARRHERDRDRYRGAGVEIAFDVFVARLHALAWLLAALAAPTAAVLVPVALVPAPDAVSAVPAVVVRGGVGVLAAALAHRSTTTLGGRYLAWRARARRIGIQRTLPGAVRYLRALSTGTDDRRTMLAKVAENDDAYGATAEAAGAVLAKAELTGSLNEGLRLVARDTPSQDTLAPFLMKFREHATQGPEELSRYLRMESRMLGHRQARERERASGFLELVAELFVVLLVLPALLVVVLSVMSVLTPSLNQPIGPPLGGVTPRAMIVYGAAVFVAAVGALAAAVVVSLRPVAVTPSYERPPGVVESFATALSNPASAAVVAVPFAASAAVVAWATGGSLLVAATLGYVAYAVPVGVVATRRARRDDAKDRELKDFVHAVSGHVSLGRPFPDAVARVADEVDLGPLDGDVADLAFAAGLTSTDGDLRTAALDRFVARVGTPLSEQTMRLVTGALDAGSDTETVFETLQTEVGRLHHEKQSMRDEMLVYAAVGWTTAILVVGIVVAVNLYVLDSFAQLSAVSTPGTGFVLDPDAVDVAREHRRFYVVTQATMLASGWFAGAASRGTYDALLHSGLLVAFAYVVFSLGGLL from the coding sequence GTGACGCGGCCGCTGTCGGCGCTGGACAGGGCCGCGTACGCGCTGTTCTCTCGGCGCGCGGACGCGAGGCGGCACGAGCGCGACCGCGATCGGTACCGTGGCGCGGGCGTCGAGATCGCGTTCGACGTGTTCGTCGCCCGTTTGCACGCGCTCGCGTGGTTGCTGGCCGCGCTCGCCGCACCGACCGCGGCGGTGCTCGTGCCGGTCGCGCTCGTCCCGGCGCCCGACGCGGTCTCCGCGGTCCCTGCGGTCGTCGTCCGCGGCGGCGTGGGCGTGCTCGCGGCCGCCCTCGCGCATCGGTCGACGACGACGCTCGGCGGCCGGTACCTGGCGTGGCGCGCTCGCGCTCGCCGCATCGGCATCCAGCGGACGCTCCCCGGCGCAGTCCGGTATCTGCGCGCGCTCTCGACGGGGACGGACGACCGGCGGACGATGCTCGCGAAGGTCGCCGAGAACGACGACGCGTACGGCGCGACCGCCGAGGCCGCGGGCGCGGTGCTGGCGAAGGCCGAACTCACCGGGAGCCTGAACGAGGGCCTCAGGCTCGTCGCGCGCGACACGCCGAGCCAGGACACGCTCGCGCCGTTCCTCATGAAGTTCCGCGAGCACGCGACCCAGGGCCCCGAGGAGCTCTCGCGGTACCTGCGGATGGAGAGTCGGATGCTCGGGCACCGGCAGGCCAGGGAGCGCGAGCGCGCGAGCGGGTTCCTCGAACTCGTCGCTGAACTGTTCGTCGTCCTGCTCGTCCTCCCCGCCTTGCTGGTCGTCGTGCTGTCCGTGATGAGCGTGCTGACGCCGAGCCTGAACCAGCCGATCGGGCCGCCACTCGGTGGGGTGACGCCGCGAGCGATGATCGTGTACGGCGCCGCGGTGTTCGTCGCCGCCGTCGGCGCGCTCGCCGCCGCGGTCGTCGTGTCCCTCCGGCCGGTCGCGGTCACGCCGAGCTACGAGCGACCGCCCGGCGTCGTGGAGTCGTTCGCGACCGCGCTCTCGAATCCCGCGAGCGCCGCGGTCGTCGCCGTTCCGTTCGCCGCGAGCGCCGCCGTCGTCGCGTGGGCGACCGGCGGCTCCCTGCTCGTCGCGGCGACCCTCGGGTACGTCGCGTACGCCGTCCCGGTCGGCGTGGTCGCGACCCGGCGCGCGCGTCGGGACGACGCGAAGGACCGCGAGCTCAAGGACTTCGTGCACGCCGTCTCCGGGCACGTCTCGCTCGGCCGGCCGTTCCCGGACGCCGTCGCGCGCGTCGCCGACGAGGTCGACCTCGGGCCGCTCGACGGGGACGTCGCCGACCTCGCGTTCGCCGCCGGCCTCACGAGCACGGACGGCGACCTGCGGACGGCGGCGCTCGACCGGTTCGTCGCGCGCGTCGGCACGCCCCTCAGCGAGCAGACGATGCGGCTCGTCACGGGCGCGCTCGACGCCGGCAGCGACACGGAGACCGTCTTCGAGACGCTCCAGACCGAGGTCGGCCGGCTCCACCACGAGAAGCAGTCGATGCGCGACGAGATGCTCGTGTACGCCGCCGTCGGCTGGACGACCGCGATACTCGTCGTCGGCATCGTCGTCGCCGTGAACCTCTACGTCCTCGACTCGTTCGCCCAACTCTCGGCGGTGTCGACGCCCGGGACGGGGTTCGTCCTCGACCCGGACGCGGTGGACGTCGCGCGCGAGCACCGGCGGTTCTACGTCGTCACGCAGGCGACGATGCTCGCCTCCGGCTGGTTCGCTGGCGCCGCCAGCCGCGGGACGTACGACGCGCTCCTGCACTCCGGGTTGCTCGTCGCGTTCGCGTACGTCGTCTTCTCCCTCGGAGGGTTGCTATGA
- a CDS encoding type II/IV secretion system ATPase subunit, whose amino-acid sequence MTDAPTLELPTDGDDAARDESADVPPPVPPHDPDAWYAPDVRAQYRVADDVVATVRETEDGFAYDVREPGVGPDERAVVDRVRAYFEDANLQPPRTREAARDRLAEGFTGKHERVVSRLVDLTPAAERRVRYHLLRDLRCLGDLTPLALDDRVQVADVEDDALRVHTDRFAPATTSLDADVDGLGRFASERLARYTVSFETYEIPVVLYREHAVGGDAFNTRYAVLEPDLLPGDRELVDACEDRVWEHAVTTPDVDRVSLVRDRAERYLERALNARSASAWLDAARHRVREALAERDLVLPPVDERYSGDRLEDLVYYVLRDYVGHGELTVPIHDPNLEDVEANRVGERVKVVPRSDLHDGRVPTNLAFEDEASFVNVVTQLAASDGVELTASNPSAKVNLDVGTDETVRCAVALPVVSEGGPHVSIRKQAADSLSPVDLLERDALPADLVALLWMLYEHHGVVLFSGPTGVGKTTLMNAHMPFVPFDHRPVSIDEGSREVSLPHETGVSLTTRDHQTPYKRVTMADLMTETNYLNPDVEVIAEVNTPESFATFAETLNTGHGVVGTTHAESVEKLVNRVVEQGLPSYLLAELDLVVFPRHVDGERYVGRVVEFVDEATYESCTGPRGSVEKDDATVYYNEVLSRTPDGTFELAYHHPDLHEDATARACEHAVFETVARRTDRTVDAVEDEFHRKHRYVQHFVRSEVRDVDELFSLVADLRTDAAATVAARASGDTGPDAQDGDCTDAQDGYGSGTPESDGGWS is encoded by the coding sequence ATGACCGACGCGCCGACCCTCGAACTCCCGACGGACGGCGACGACGCCGCCCGCGACGAATCCGCGGACGTCCCACCGCCCGTCCCGCCCCACGATCCCGACGCGTGGTACGCACCCGACGTCCGCGCCCAGTACCGCGTCGCGGACGACGTCGTCGCGACCGTCCGCGAGACCGAGGACGGCTTCGCGTACGACGTCCGCGAACCCGGGGTCGGTCCCGACGAGCGAGCGGTCGTCGACCGCGTCCGAGCGTACTTCGAGGACGCGAACCTCCAACCACCTCGGACGCGCGAGGCCGCCCGCGACCGCCTCGCGGAGGGGTTCACGGGCAAGCACGAGCGCGTCGTCTCGCGGCTCGTCGACCTGACCCCGGCCGCCGAACGCCGCGTCCGCTACCACCTCCTCCGCGATCTGCGCTGTCTCGGAGACCTCACGCCGCTCGCGCTCGACGACCGCGTCCAGGTCGCCGACGTCGAGGACGACGCCCTCCGCGTCCACACCGACCGGTTCGCGCCCGCCACAACCAGCCTCGACGCGGACGTCGACGGCCTCGGGCGGTTCGCGAGCGAGCGCCTCGCGCGCTACACCGTCTCCTTCGAGACCTACGAGATTCCGGTCGTGCTCTACCGCGAGCACGCCGTCGGCGGCGACGCGTTCAACACGCGGTACGCGGTCCTCGAACCCGACCTCCTCCCGGGCGACCGCGAACTGGTCGACGCGTGCGAGGACCGCGTCTGGGAGCACGCCGTCACCACGCCAGACGTCGACCGCGTCTCGCTCGTCCGCGACCGCGCGGAACGCTACCTCGAACGCGCCCTGAACGCGCGCTCGGCGAGCGCGTGGCTGGACGCCGCCCGGCATCGCGTCCGCGAAGCGCTCGCCGAACGCGACCTCGTGCTCCCACCCGTCGACGAACGCTACAGCGGCGACCGCCTCGAGGACCTCGTCTACTACGTCCTCCGGGACTACGTCGGCCACGGCGAACTCACCGTCCCGATCCACGACCCGAACCTCGAGGACGTCGAAGCCAACAGGGTCGGCGAGCGCGTGAAGGTCGTCCCGCGGAGCGACCTCCACGACGGCCGTGTCCCGACGAACCTCGCGTTCGAGGACGAGGCGTCGTTCGTGAACGTCGTCACGCAACTCGCCGCGAGCGACGGCGTCGAACTCACCGCGTCGAATCCGAGCGCGAAGGTGAACCTCGACGTCGGCACCGACGAGACCGTGCGCTGTGCGGTCGCGCTCCCCGTCGTCAGCGAAGGCGGCCCGCACGTCTCCATCCGCAAGCAGGCCGCGGACTCGCTGTCGCCCGTCGACCTCCTCGAGCGCGACGCGCTCCCCGCGGACCTCGTCGCGCTGCTGTGGATGCTCTACGAGCACCACGGCGTCGTCCTGTTCTCCGGCCCCACGGGCGTCGGGAAGACGACGCTCATGAACGCCCACATGCCGTTCGTGCCGTTCGACCACCGCCCGGTCAGTATCGACGAGGGGTCGAGGGAGGTATCGCTTCCCCACGAGACCGGGGTGTCGCTCACGACGCGGGACCACCAGACGCCGTACAAGCGCGTGACGATGGCGGACCTCATGACGGAGACGAACTACCTCAACCCGGACGTGGAGGTGATCGCCGAAGTCAACACGCCGGAGTCGTTCGCGACGTTCGCGGAGACCCTGAACACGGGCCACGGCGTCGTCGGGACGACGCACGCCGAGAGCGTCGAGAAGCTCGTGAACCGCGTCGTCGAGCAGGGCCTCCCGAGCTACCTGCTCGCTGAACTGGACCTCGTGGTGTTCCCGCGGCACGTCGACGGCGAGCGGTACGTCGGGCGCGTCGTCGAGTTCGTCGACGAGGCGACCTACGAGTCGTGCACGGGCCCGCGGGGGTCGGTCGAGAAGGACGACGCGACGGTGTACTACAACGAGGTGCTGTCGCGGACGCCCGACGGCACGTTCGAACTCGCCTACCACCACCCGGACCTGCACGAGGACGCGACCGCGAGGGCGTGCGAGCACGCCGTCTTCGAGACCGTCGCGCGACGGACCGACCGGACGGTCGACGCGGTCGAGGACGAGTTCCACCGCAAGCACCGGTACGTCCAGCACTTCGTCCGTTCGGAGGTCCGCGACGTCGACGAACTGTTCTCGCTCGTCGCGGACCTCCGAACGGACGCCGCCGCGACCGTCGCCGCACGCGCCAGCGGCGATACCGGTCCCGACGCACAGGACGGCGACTGTACCGACGCACAGGACGGCTACGGGAGTGGTACTCCAGAGAGCGACGGAGGGTGGTCGTGA